In Cyprinus carpio isolate SPL01 chromosome B16, ASM1834038v1, whole genome shotgun sequence, the following are encoded in one genomic region:
- the LOC109080437 gene encoding src-like-adapter isoform X1, translating into MGGTLASQRTLENFRQTRTNEDLSPRVNENDMALVLDNYPPPDICEPIFRMGDWLKIVSEEGYWWKVYSVNTKEVNYIPHCHATKVFHGWLFETVTRPKAEELLRLPGNRVGSFLIRESTKGSYSLSVRHRTIKHYRIVRMPNNWYYISPRLTFQCLEDLVNYYSDIADGLCCVLTGPCLIASETRLSELTKTPGRKLSFDWRAVNSSELVQQSTSPSAVSYGVQNSVSSYLSLLGQQEKPEKKKFSLKKRWKSVYMMPNHQLDSLATVEDNYEEVP; encoded by the exons ATGGGAGGCACTCTGGCAAGCCAAAGAACCCTGGAGAATTTCAGACAAACTCGTACTAATGAAGACCTTTCACCAAGAG TAAATGAGAATGACATGGCATTAGTGTTGGATAACTACCCTCCTCCTGATATCTGCGAGCCCATATTTCGAATGGGAGATTGGCTGAAAATAGTGTCTGA AGAAGGTTACTGGTGGAAGGTCTACTCAGTCAACACTAAGGAAGTGAACTATATACCGCACTGTCATGCCACAAAAGTCTTCCATGG CTGGCTGTTTGAAACTGTGACCAGACCAAAAGCTGAGGAACTGCTTCGACTCCCAGGAAACCGAGTGGGGTCGTTCTTGATCAGAGAGAGCACAAAAg GTTCGTACTCCTTATCTGTGCGCCACAGAACTATTAAGCATTATCGAATAGTTCGAATGCCAAACAACTGGTATTACATCTCTCCACGCCTCACATTTCAATGTCTGGAAGATCTAGTTAACTACTACTCTG ATATAGCAGACGGACTGTGCTGTGTTCTAACTGGCCCGTGCTTGATCGCCTCTGAAACACGTCTGAGTGAGCTCACGAAAACACCTGGGAGAAAATTATCTTTTGACTGGAGAGCAGTGAACAg CTCGGAGCTCGTCCAACAGAGCACAAGCCCTTCAGCGGTCAGCTATGGGGTTCAGAACAGTGTCTCTTCCTACCTGTCTCTGCTGGGACAGCAAGAAAAACCAGAGAAAAAGAAGTTTAGTTTGAAGAAGAGGTGGAAGtctgtctacatgatgccaaaccACCAGCTCGACAGTTTGGCCACTGTGGAAGATAACTACGAGGAGGTGCCTTGA
- the LOC109080437 gene encoding src-like-adapter isoform X2 produces MLKNTVNENDMALVLDNYPPPDICEPIFRMGDWLKIVSEEGYWWKVYSVNTKEVNYIPHCHATKVFHGWLFETVTRPKAEELLRLPGNRVGSFLIRESTKGSYSLSVRHRTIKHYRIVRMPNNWYYISPRLTFQCLEDLVNYYSDIADGLCCVLTGPCLIASETRLSELTKTPGRKLSFDWRAVNSSELVQQSTSPSAVSYGVQNSVSSYLSLLGQQEKPEKKKFSLKKRWKSVYMMPNHQLDSLATVEDNYEEVP; encoded by the exons ATGCTCAAAAATACAG TAAATGAGAATGACATGGCATTAGTGTTGGATAACTACCCTCCTCCTGATATCTGCGAGCCCATATTTCGAATGGGAGATTGGCTGAAAATAGTGTCTGA AGAAGGTTACTGGTGGAAGGTCTACTCAGTCAACACTAAGGAAGTGAACTATATACCGCACTGTCATGCCACAAAAGTCTTCCATGG CTGGCTGTTTGAAACTGTGACCAGACCAAAAGCTGAGGAACTGCTTCGACTCCCAGGAAACCGAGTGGGGTCGTTCTTGATCAGAGAGAGCACAAAAg GTTCGTACTCCTTATCTGTGCGCCACAGAACTATTAAGCATTATCGAATAGTTCGAATGCCAAACAACTGGTATTACATCTCTCCACGCCTCACATTTCAATGTCTGGAAGATCTAGTTAACTACTACTCTG ATATAGCAGACGGACTGTGCTGTGTTCTAACTGGCCCGTGCTTGATCGCCTCTGAAACACGTCTGAGTGAGCTCACGAAAACACCTGGGAGAAAATTATCTTTTGACTGGAGAGCAGTGAACAg CTCGGAGCTCGTCCAACAGAGCACAAGCCCTTCAGCGGTCAGCTATGGGGTTCAGAACAGTGTCTCTTCCTACCTGTCTCTGCTGGGACAGCAAGAAAAACCAGAGAAAAAGAAGTTTAGTTTGAAGAAGAGGTGGAAGtctgtctacatgatgccaaaccACCAGCTCGACAGTTTGGCCACTGTGGAAGATAACTACGAGGAGGTGCCTTGA